Proteins co-encoded in one Pleurodeles waltl isolate 20211129_DDA chromosome 1_2, aPleWal1.hap1.20221129, whole genome shotgun sequence genomic window:
- the LOC138251138 gene encoding zinc finger protein 271-like isoform X2: MSPRNMHKKRNSEKISSKLEPYHTSSRKVKYSQSRNHIKLTRKTLANLATKPTSSTGTKSCICSDCGKAFGNTSWLIIHQRVHTGEKPFSCKECGKCFGVASSLKLHLRIHTGDKPYSCNICEKTFSRQAYFTTHQLTHTGEKPYSCSECGKSFRQQTHLISHQRIHTGEKPYACTECGKRFSQKSHLHSHHQIHTGERPHTCIECGKSFAQNSSLIIHQRIHAGENPYTCNECGKCFNQSSNLATHKRTHSVEKPYECNDCGKTFKMSSFLITHQRIHSEDRPYRCNACGKTFRRSHHLKSHNLTHTGSKPFTCSECGKSFSQSTNLVIHQRTHTGEKPFTCKECGKRFTLSVDLLKHNTAHTLIKPYSCNTCGKGFSRPTYLIVHQRVHSGEKPYICKECGKSFSWLTSLKSHQLIHTGVKPAECDKCGKKFSSLSNLNKHKGTHIKEKTFTCTICGKCFSHSTYLNQHQTTHTEDKPYKCIECGKCFKRTRELIKHEGIHTGEKPYKCPTCNKSFRLSSSLTSHLKIHTKEKPYTCSECGKSFRWSSYLATHQLVHTGEKPNTCNVCGKAFRALTNLIRHRRIHTGVRQYPCKVCSRSFTRLSNLIKHMETHTEKLP, translated from the coding sequence ATGTCACCCAGGAATATGCACAAGAAGAGGAATTCAGAAAAAATTTCCAGCAAACTTGAGCCATATCATACATCCTCAAGAAAAGTAAAATATTCACAAAGCCGCAATCATATAAAACTTACAAGGAAAACATTAGCCAATCTTGCGACTAAACCAACATCATCTACTGGAACAAAATCATGTATATGTAGTGACTGTGGAAAGGCTTTTGGTAATACCTCCTGGCTTATCATCCATCAGCGAgtgcacacaggggaaaagccattttcATGTAAGGAGTGTGGCAAGTGTTTTGGGGTGGCATCAAGCCTCAAACTGCACCTGCGAATACATACAGGGGATAAACCATACTCCTGTAATATATGTGAAAAAACATTCAGTCGGCAAGCATATTTTACAACACACCAGttaacacacacaggggagaaaccatactCATGTAGTGAATGTGGAAAGAGTTTTAGACAGCAAACACACCTTATTTCCcatcagcgaatacacacaggCGAAAAGCCATATGCATGTACAGAATGTGGTAAGCGCTTCAGTCAGAAATCACACCTTCATTCACACCATCAAATACACACTGGAGAGAGACCACATACCTGTATTGAATGTGGGAAGAGTTTTGCACAAAATTCATCACTTATTATCCACCAAAGGATACACGCTGGAGAAAATCCATACACATGTAATGAATGTGGAAAATGTTTTAACCAGTCATCAAACCTTGCCACACACAAGCGAACCCACAGTGTTGAGAAACCATATGAATGTAATGATTgtggaaaaacatttaaaatgtcttCATTCCTTATCACTCACCAACGAATACACTCTGAAGACAGACCATATAGATGCAATGCATGTGGCAAAACGTTCCGGCGATCCCATCACCTTAAATCACACAATTTAACCCACACTGGATCAAAACCTTTTACATGTagtgaatgtgggaagagcttCAGCCAGTCAACCAACCTGGTCATACATCagagaacacacacaggagaaaaaccatttACATGCAAAGAATGTGGGAAGAGATTTACTCTGTCTGTGGACCTTCTCAAACACAATACAGCACATACCTTGATTAAACCATATAGCTGCAATACATGTGGGAAAGGGTTTAGCCGGCCCACATACCTAATCGTTCACCAGCGGGTACACTCTGGAGAAAAGCCATATATATGTAAGGAATGTGGGAAGAGTTTCAGCTGGCTAACTAGTCTGAAAAGTCATCAGTTAATACACACAGGTGTAAAACCTGCTGAATGTGATAAATGTGGTAAGAAATTCAGCTCATTATCAAACTTAAATAAACATAAAGGGACACACATAAAAGAGAAGACATTCACATGTACAATTTGTGGAAAGTGTTTTAGCCATTCTACATACTTAAACCaacatcaaacaacacacactgagGATAAGCCTTATAAATGTATTGAATGTGGGAAATGTTTCAAAAGGACCAGAGAACTCATTAAACATGAAGGAATACATACAGGTGAAAAACCCTATAAATGCCCTACATGTAATAAGAGTTTTCGCCTGTCAAGCTCACTCACCAGTcatctaaaaatacacacaaaggaAAAACCATACACATGTAGTGAATGTGGCAAGAGTTTTCGTTGGTCTTCTTACTTAGCAACTCATCAACTAGTACACACTGGAGAAAAACCAAATACGTGTAATGTATGTGGAAAGGCGTTTAGAGCATTAACAAATCTAATTAGGCATAGAAGAATACACACAGGTGTGAGGCAATATCCATGCAAAGTGTGTTCAAGAAGTTTTACTCGACTATCAAACTTGATAAAACACATGGAAACACATACAGAAAAGTTACCTTGA